The proteins below come from a single Oscillospiraceae bacterium genomic window:
- a CDS encoding NUDIX domain-containing protein has translation MPEMLDIVDENGIPTGRSVPRTVAHAEGLRHRTSHVWIVRKKNGAVQVLLQMRCAAKDSYPGCYDISSAGHIPAGDEFVESALRELKEELGVTAAPQDLHVCGLRRFRFESVFHGRPFKDNQVSRVFCLWLDKEAEDFTVQRSEIDYVKWFDLDEAIRAVDEGTIPNCIFPEELGMVREFVAGAKG, from the coding sequence ATGCCTGAAATGCTGGATATTGTCGATGAAAACGGCATCCCCACCGGCCGCAGCGTGCCGCGCACCGTGGCCCATGCCGAGGGGCTGCGCCACCGCACCAGCCATGTCTGGATCGTGCGGAAAAAGAACGGCGCAGTGCAGGTGCTTTTGCAGATGCGCTGCGCCGCCAAGGATTCCTACCCCGGCTGCTATGATATTTCCTCGGCCGGGCATATCCCGGCGGGGGATGAGTTTGTGGAATCCGCCCTGCGGGAGCTGAAGGAGGAACTGGGCGTGACCGCCGCGCCGCAGGACCTGCATGTCTGCGGGCTGCGCCGTTTCCGCTTTGAGAGCGTCTTTCACGGCAGACCGTTTAAGGACAATCAGGTCAGCAGGGTGTTCTGCCTCTGGCTGGACAAAGAGGCCGAGGACTTCACCGTGCAGCGGTCGGAGATCGACTATGTGAAGTGGTTTGATCTGGACGAGGCCATCCGTGCCGTGGACGAGGGGACGATACCAAACTGCATCTTCCCGGAGGAGCTGGGGATGGTGAGAGAGTTCGTGGCGGGGGCGAAGGGGTAA
- the srtB gene encoding class B sortase — MLRAAARLARAGSAAVSAAAGLLMLVLLTFGGFALWQDAAVSRGAFAGAELLHYKPAVLAADNPTLAELQARNPDVCGWLTIDGTNIDYPFVQGATNMDYINRDVTGAFSLSGSVFLDSRCAAGLTDPYTLMYGHHMENGAMFGDVAAFAQADFFAAHTTGSVSLPDAAYTVELFACLCTDAYDSAVYDPARYQTGVQPLLDYLAANAVQQRPSSADAQAGILALSTCAGAETNGRVVVFGWLHPVEKGDEMQ; from the coding sequence ATGCTGCGGGCGGCGGCCCGGCTGGCCCGCGCGGGCAGCGCGGCCGTCAGCGCGGCGGCGGGGCTGCTTATGCTGGTGCTGCTCACCTTCGGCGGGTTTGCCCTCTGGCAGGACGCTGCCGTCAGCCGCGGGGCCTTTGCGGGGGCGGAGCTGCTGCACTACAAGCCCGCCGTGCTGGCGGCGGACAACCCCACCCTGGCCGAGCTGCAGGCCCGCAACCCCGATGTCTGCGGCTGGCTGACCATTGACGGCACGAATATCGACTACCCCTTTGTGCAGGGGGCCACGAATATGGATTACATCAACCGCGATGTCACGGGGGCGTTTTCGCTGTCCGGCTCGGTCTTTCTCGACAGCCGCTGCGCCGCCGGGCTGACCGACCCCTACACGCTTATGTACGGCCACCATATGGAGAACGGCGCAATGTTCGGCGATGTGGCCGCCTTTGCGCAGGCGGATTTCTTTGCCGCCCACACGACCGGCAGCGTAAGCCTGCCCGATGCGGCCTACACCGTGGAGCTGTTCGCCTGCCTGTGTACCGATGCCTACGACAGCGCCGTCTATGACCCCGCGCGGTACCAGACCGGCGTGCAGCCGCTGCTGGACTATCTGGCGGCCAACGCCGTGCAGCAGCGCCCCAGCAGCGCCGATGCACAGGCGGGCATCCTTGCGCTGTCCACCTGCGCCGGGGCCGAGACAAACGGCCGGGTGGTGGTGTTCGGGTGGCTGCACCCTGTTGAAAAAGGAGATGAAATGCAATGA
- a CDS encoding DUF5979 domain-containing protein has protein sequence MKKRLLAVLLACCMAAGMASAVFAEEEPPLPAAVAAEAPPDPAPTEAPAPEPTPEPTPEPTPEPTPELTPEPTPEPTPEPPPEPTEPPVPTETPAQEPTPAPSEAPPPAPTETPVPTAVPTEAPAPAPQQTATPETARAPVLRALPEMTAQPAAVTGVVLIDSIAADGCLTAQVNGSDEKLPGAVYTWYRSRDGADWQAVTPQICSGSGRNIEAGSEQRLNAALDSCVAGIGDADRLYYKVEVTGADGTAAAAQTRVAYYIQLQNGSFEAPAVAGSSTLYYPFTAKRSHFIQTADADTNPAIVWRTTGAAPHWSSLVNGHYIELVDGTGRSYTDLIDGELRTDPNDPSVCYHTPGAYDGSQFAELNCQAYGALYQDVLTVPGTTLHWSLAHRGRAGSDSMALLIAPVAVAQQITEILTQASADMTGGSVRSALDRTVDYNGQPVTIRSFMVGGEMTDGNTAWVTHRGDYTVAAGQYLSRFFFLALSCASGDRREGNLLDKVWFSTEPEPPVMGSGSLQLTKAVEQDAYRTEAAAVTNTFSIELPAGSYTLTYADGTAETRTLAAPGALRFGLRGLQSVTIGSLPAGQYTVTETDHPDLDSAYCTTTAAEAQTKVEVTTGATAQAVITNRYAPWRSLTITKQVTGGYGDTRRAFAFTAAVDGVPVTADRAAVTAAGGAALTAAGFTIPHRGSVTIGHLKPGQTLTVSEEALADYETSFADGTAVTQGGQWTGTVGQSDTALTCRNNKDGVPPTGLRRDAAPALAAVAAALVCALLRRRRGV, from the coding sequence ATGAAAAAGCGTCTGTTGGCTGTGCTTTTGGCCTGCTGTATGGCGGCGGGTATGGCCAGCGCAGTCTTTGCGGAGGAGGAGCCGCCCCTGCCCGCAGCGGTGGCCGCCGAGGCCCCGCCTGACCCGGCGCCGACCGAGGCCCCCGCCCCGGAGCCAACCCCGGAGCCAACGCCGGAGCCAACACCCGAGCCAACCCCGGAGCTAACCCCGGAGCCAACACCCGAGCCAACCCCGGAGCCGCCCCCGGAGCCGACCGAACCCCCCGTGCCGACAGAGACCCCGGCACAGGAGCCGACCCCCGCGCCAAGCGAGGCACCGCCCCCCGCGCCGACCGAGACCCCAGTGCCCACGGCGGTACCGACCGAAGCCCCGGCCCCTGCACCGCAGCAGACGGCCACACCCGAGACCGCCCGCGCCCCGGTGCTGCGTGCCCTGCCGGAGATGACCGCCCAGCCGGCCGCCGTGACCGGGGTGGTGCTCATCGACAGCATTGCCGCCGATGGCTGCCTGACCGCGCAGGTCAACGGCAGTGACGAAAAGCTGCCGGGGGCCGTCTACACATGGTATCGCAGCAGGGATGGGGCTGACTGGCAGGCCGTGACCCCGCAGATCTGCTCCGGCTCAGGCCGGAACATCGAGGCGGGCAGCGAGCAGCGGCTCAACGCGGCGCTCGATTCCTGCGTGGCGGGCATCGGCGATGCGGACAGGCTTTATTATAAAGTGGAGGTCACCGGCGCAGACGGCACCGCCGCGGCCGCCCAGACCCGGGTGGCCTACTACATCCAGCTGCAGAACGGCAGCTTTGAGGCCCCCGCCGTGGCCGGCAGCAGCACGCTGTACTACCCCTTTACGGCCAAACGGTCGCACTTTATCCAGACGGCGGACGCCGACACCAACCCTGCCATTGTATGGCGAACGACCGGCGCGGCCCCCCACTGGAGCAGCCTTGTCAACGGCCATTACATAGAGCTTGTGGACGGCACAGGCCGCAGCTACACCGATCTGATCGACGGGGAGCTGCGCACTGACCCCAACGACCCGTCCGTCTGCTACCACACCCCCGGTGCCTATGACGGCAGCCAGTTTGCCGAGCTGAACTGCCAGGCCTACGGCGCACTGTATCAGGATGTGCTGACCGTGCCCGGCACCACGCTGCACTGGTCGCTGGCGCACCGGGGCCGCGCGGGCAGTGACTCAATGGCGCTGCTCATCGCGCCGGTCGCGGTGGCGCAGCAGATCACCGAGATCCTGACGCAGGCCTCGGCCGATATGACCGGCGGCAGCGTGCGCAGCGCACTGGACCGGACGGTGGACTACAACGGCCAGCCGGTCACGATCCGCAGCTTTATGGTCGGTGGGGAGATGACGGACGGCAACACCGCCTGGGTGACCCACCGGGGCGACTACACGGTGGCGGCGGGGCAGTATCTGAGCCGGTTCTTCTTTCTCGCACTGTCCTGCGCAAGCGGGGACCGGCGGGAGGGAAATCTGCTCGACAAGGTCTGGTTCAGCACCGAGCCGGAGCCACCGGTCATGGGCAGCGGCAGCCTGCAGCTGACAAAGGCCGTGGAGCAGGACGCCTACCGCACCGAGGCCGCCGCCGTTACAAACACCTTTTCGATCGAGCTGCCCGCCGGCAGCTATACGCTGACCTATGCGGACGGCACGGCCGAGACGCGCACCCTTGCTGCGCCCGGCGCGCTGCGCTTCGGGCTGCGCGGGCTGCAGAGCGTCACGATCGGCAGCCTGCCCGCCGGGCAGTATACCGTGACCGAGACCGACCACCCCGATCTGGACAGCGCCTACTGCACGACAACGGCCGCCGAGGCGCAGACGAAGGTGGAGGTGACGACCGGCGCCACGGCACAGGCCGTCATCACAAACCGGTACGCGCCGTGGCGCAGCCTGACGATCACCAAGCAGGTGACGGGCGGCTACGGCGATACCCGCCGCGCCTTTGCCTTTACGGCGGCTGTGGACGGCGTGCCGGTGACAGCCGACCGCGCGGCCGTGACCGCTGCGGGCGGTGCGGCGCTGACGGCGGCGGGCTTCACGATCCCCCACCGGGGCAGCGTGACGATCGGGCATCTCAAGCCCGGGCAGACCCTGACCGTCAGCGAGGAGGCGCTGGCGGATTACGAGACAAGCTTTGCCGACGGCACCGCCGTGACGCAGGGGGGCCAATGGACCGGCACGGTGGGGCAGAGCGACACGGCGCTGACCTGCCGCAACAACAAGGACGGCGTACCGCCCACCGGGCTGCGCCGGGACGCTGCGCCTGCGCTGGCGGCAGTGGCGGCGGCGCTGGTCTGTGCGCTGCTCCGCCGCCGAAGGGGGGTGTGA
- a CDS encoding oleate hydratase encodes MYYSSGNYEAFATPKKPDGVDGKSAYLVGSGLAALSAACYLVRDAQMKGEHVHILEKDPIPGGACDGYKYQDIGYVMRGGREMDNHFECMWDLFRSIPSIEDENHTVLDEYYWLNKADPNYSLCRATRNRGEDAHTDGKFGLSDKAAMEIMNLFMSPDEKLYDKKITDFFDDEVLNSNFWMYWRTMFAFENWHSALEMKRYLQRYIHHIGGLPDFTALRFTRYNQYESMILPMVKYLEGFGVQFHYDTKVTNIAFDCAGGKKQATRIDILHNGQEESIDLTENDLVFITNGGCVENSTLGSQDIPAEFKPELKEGGGWDLWRKIAAQDPSFGHPDKFCYDPELSNWMSATITTLDQRIVPYIKKICKRDPFSGKVVTGGIVTVTDSNWLLSWTLNRQQQFRDQPKDQLCVWVYGLFTDKPGDYIKKPMRDCTGKEICMEWLYHIGVPEDQIEDMATNSANTVPCMMPYIDAFFMPRAAGDRPDIVPEGAVNFAFLGQFAETARDTIFTTEYSIRTGMEAVYTLLNVDRGVPEVWGSVYDIRCLLDATVKLRDGRKITDMEMPLVGKLAMKEALKKIEGTEVEKLLKEYNVI; translated from the coding sequence ATGTATTATTCCAGCGGTAACTATGAAGCCTTTGCAACGCCCAAAAAGCCGGACGGTGTGGACGGCAAGTCCGCGTATCTGGTCGGCTCCGGTCTGGCAGCGCTGTCTGCGGCCTGCTATCTGGTCCGCGATGCCCAGATGAAGGGCGAGCATGTCCATATTCTCGAGAAGGACCCCATCCCCGGCGGTGCCTGCGATGGCTACAAATATCAGGACATCGGCTATGTCATGCGCGGCGGCCGTGAGATGGACAACCACTTTGAGTGCATGTGGGATCTGTTCCGCTCCATCCCCTCCATCGAGGACGAGAACCACACCGTTCTGGATGAGTACTACTGGCTGAACAAGGCCGACCCCAACTACAGCCTCTGCCGCGCCACCCGCAACCGCGGCGAGGATGCCCACACCGATGGCAAGTTCGGTCTGTCCGACAAGGCCGCCATGGAGATCATGAACCTGTTCATGTCCCCCGATGAGAAGCTGTACGACAAGAAGATCACCGACTTCTTTGACGATGAGGTGCTGAACTCCAACTTCTGGATGTACTGGCGCACGATGTTCGCCTTTGAGAACTGGCACAGCGCGCTGGAGATGAAGCGCTATCTGCAGCGTTACATCCACCACATCGGCGGTCTGCCCGACTTTACGGCGCTGCGCTTTACCCGCTACAACCAGTATGAGTCGATGATCCTGCCGATGGTCAAGTACCTCGAGGGCTTCGGCGTCCAGTTCCACTACGACACCAAGGTCACGAACATCGCCTTCGACTGTGCCGGCGGCAAAAAGCAGGCCACCCGCATTGACATCCTCCACAACGGGCAGGAAGAGTCCATCGACCTGACCGAGAACGACCTCGTCTTTATCACGAACGGCGGCTGTGTCGAGAACTCGACCCTCGGCAGCCAAGATATCCCCGCTGAGTTCAAGCCTGAGCTGAAGGAGGGCGGCGGCTGGGACCTGTGGCGCAAGATCGCCGCGCAGGACCCGAGCTTCGGCCATCCCGACAAGTTCTGCTATGACCCTGAGCTGTCCAACTGGATGAGTGCCACCATCACAACGCTGGATCAGCGCATCGTGCCCTATATCAAGAAGATCTGCAAGCGCGACCCGTTCAGCGGCAAGGTCGTCACCGGCGGCATCGTCACAGTCACCGATTCCAACTGGCTGCTCAGCTGGACGCTGAACCGCCAGCAGCAGTTCCGCGACCAGCCCAAGGATCAGCTCTGCGTCTGGGTCTACGGCCTGTTCACCGATAAGCCCGGCGACTATATCAAGAAGCCGATGCGCGACTGCACCGGCAAGGAGATCTGCATGGAGTGGCTGTACCACATCGGTGTGCCCGAGGATCAGATCGAGGATATGGCGACCAACAGCGCCAACACCGTGCCCTGCATGATGCCGTATATTGACGCGTTCTTTATGCCGCGCGCCGCCGGCGACCGCCCCGACATCGTACCCGAGGGCGCTGTGAACTTTGCGTTTCTCGGCCAGTTTGCCGAGACCGCCCGCGACACGATCTTCACGACCGAGTACTCCATCCGCACCGGCATGGAGGCTGTCTACACCCTGCTCAATGTGGACCGCGGCGTGCCCGAGGTCTGGGGCAGCGTCTATGACATCCGCTGCCTGCTGGACGCCACCGTCAAGCTGCGCGACGGCCGCAAGATCACCGACATGGAGATGCCGCTGGTCGGCAAGCTCGCCATGAAGGAGGCCCTCAAGAAGATCGAGGGCACCGAGGTCGAGAAGCTGCTGAAGGAATACAACGTGATTTAA
- a CDS encoding TetR/AcrR family transcriptional regulator, with product MSQMTKRALVASLKELLAEKPLDKITVTDLTEHCGVNRMTFYYHFKDIYDLVEWACIENATRALAGQKTYDTWQQGFLQILQAVQRDKVFFTNVYHSISREHIESYLYRVTYDLMIGVVEEKAAGMTVREEDKEFIADFYKYAFVGLTLEWVRTGMKEDPAALVERVSTLIHGDITKSLNACRIDK from the coding sequence ATGTCCCAGATGACAAAACGCGCGCTGGTCGCATCACTGAAAGAGCTGCTGGCTGAAAAGCCGCTGGACAAAATCACCGTGACCGACCTGACCGAGCACTGCGGCGTGAACCGCATGACCTTCTACTACCATTTCAAGGACATCTACGACCTTGTCGAGTGGGCCTGCATCGAGAATGCCACCCGCGCGCTGGCCGGGCAAAAGACCTATGACACCTGGCAGCAGGGCTTTTTGCAGATTTTGCAGGCCGTGCAGCGGGACAAGGTGTTTTTTACGAATGTCTACCACTCGATCAGCCGCGAGCATATCGAGAGCTACCTCTACCGCGTGACCTACGATTTGATGATCGGCGTGGTGGAGGAGAAGGCTGCCGGCATGACGGTGCGCGAGGAGGACAAGGAGTTCATCGCCGATTTTTACAAGTACGCCTTTGTCGGCCTGACGCTGGAATGGGTGCGCACCGGCATGAAGGAGGACCCCGCCGCCCTTGTGGAGCGCGTTTCGACCCTGATCCACGGGGATATCACCAAATCCCTGAACGCCTGCCGCATCGACAAATAA
- the lepB gene encoding signal peptidase I: MLETQEDRRAAWAEIREFLVRAGVLAALLAVLFGVVFGLAIQPDDTMHPHIKPGDLLLYYRLPQRYTAGETVVFEKDGTRYTGRVAARGGDTVEVTDTALLLINGSVVAEPDIYEQTPRYDNGVPYPLTLADGEYFILCDARAGARDSRWFGPVRTGEIRGRVIALLRRSGI, from the coding sequence GTGCTGGAAACACAGGAGGACCGCCGCGCCGCATGGGCGGAGATACGGGAGTTTCTGGTGCGGGCGGGTGTGCTGGCGGCGCTGCTGGCGGTGCTGTTCGGGGTGGTGTTCGGGCTGGCTATCCAGCCGGACGACACGATGCACCCCCATATCAAGCCCGGCGACCTGCTTTTGTACTACCGCCTGCCGCAGCGCTATACGGCGGGGGAGACGGTCGTCTTTGAGAAGGACGGCACCCGCTATACCGGCAGGGTGGCCGCCCGCGGCGGCGATACGGTGGAGGTCACCGACACGGCGCTGCTGCTCATCAACGGCAGCGTGGTGGCGGAGCCGGACATCTACGAGCAGACGCCCCGCTATGACAACGGCGTACCATACCCCCTGACGCTGGCGGACGGCGAATATTTTATCCTTTGCGATGCCCGCGCAGGTGCGCGCGACAGCCGGTGGTTCGGCCCGGTCCGCACCGGCGAGATACGCGGCCGCGTCATCGCCCTGCTGCGCCGCAGCGGGATATGA